TGCTGCCAGACGCGCGCCACGTCGATGCTGCGCTGGTTGCACGCGTGCAGCCCTTCGCCGGACACGAGCCGGTCGACCGCGCGCACGGCCGCCTGCGGCCAGCAGCGCGCGTGAATCTCGCCCCAGGTGTCCTGTGCGTCGTCGCAGATCTGGATGCTCGGCATGTCGTCGCCGGCCGCCTCGCCGAAGATCGGGAACAGGCCGTCGTCGTCCAGCGCCGGCTCGCGCAGCGCGGGCGCCCACCACAGCGGGCCGTGCGGCGACGCGAGCGTCCACGTGCCGGCGTCGGTCGTCAGCGTGATGCCGAACAGCAGGCTCATCCGGCCGTCGTCGGCCGCCGCCATCTCGTTGTGCACGCGCAGCGACACCGGCGTTTCGGCGAGCACCATCGCGCATTCGCGCATCGACGACAGCGCCGGCCCGATCGGTTCGACCGACCACGGCCCGACGCCCTGCAACGCGGCCGCGAGCACGTCGAGCGCCGCGTAGCTCGCCTGCACCGAGCACACCACGTCCGCATGCACCGGCGCGCTCGTCTCGCGCAGCCGCCGCGCGACCGCGATGAAGCGCGCGACGACCGGCAGGTTCGGATAAAAGCTGTTGAGCAGGCAGCGGCGGCCATGGCGCGACGCGGTGCGCAGCACGCTGTCCCATTCGTCGGGCAGCAGCGGATGCTCGATCACGACGTCGATCCCGCGTTCGAGCAGCCGGCACGCGAGCGCGGCGCCTTGCGCGCCGCGCGCCGCGCCGCCAACGGCGACGCACGCGATGC
This is a stretch of genomic DNA from Burkholderia cenocepacia. It encodes these proteins:
- a CDS encoding Gfo/Idh/MocA family oxidoreductase, with translation MKVHPLPVVVAGSRFGQFYAAGLAASGSYHVAGILGQGSARTAALAARVGAPVFDRVDELPDDVRIACVAVGGAARGAQGAALACRLLERGIDVVIEHPLLPDEWDSVLRTASRHGRRCLLNSFYPNLPVVARFIAVARRLRETSAPVHADVVCSVQASYAALDVLAAALQGVGPWSVEPIGPALSSMRECAMVLAETPVSLRVHNEMAAADDGRMSLLFGITLTTDAGTWTLASPHGPLWWAPALREPALDDDGLFPIFGEAAGDDMPSIQICDDAQDTWGEIHARCWPQAAVRAVDRLVSGEGLHACNQRSIDVARVWQQLTAQLGFPAQPPGDARAATLGMLLERAA